One Silene latifolia isolate original U9 population chromosome 4, ASM4854445v1, whole genome shotgun sequence DNA segment encodes these proteins:
- the LOC141652285 gene encoding UDP-glycosyltransferase 79B30-like, protein MQLHLAMYPLLAMGHITPYLHLANKLAMEGHKISLFLPNKTQINLVSHNCHPDYITFIPITIPHVDGLPPGAETTKDIPVSSMPKLLQAMDLTRDTIDAYLGNLKPDIVVLDTPEWLPGLARKHGAKPIYFATLPLAMFAYCSLSARNLPQNHPITVDDFSSPPPGFPSPNIRLYPHEAKSIVGIFTRPIGNGMTFLQKLNIAIEQCDAIMFKSFREIEGIYCDFVEKSFNKPVLLVGPVIPEPQNSNLNDLFDSWLNGFSQGSVVYCALGSECVLEKDQFQELVLGLELTGRPFLAALKPPKGYETIDSALPQGFEERTKGRGMVYGGWVQQQLILQHPSVGCFVTHCGLGSLLEGLVSKCQLVFMPRAVDQFVNARVMSLELRVGVEVEKDDRDDGFVARESIEKAVELMMDEDSQLGGEVRGNHAHWRDFLLMEGLEKSYIDRLIASLQELLC, encoded by the exons ATGCAATTGCATTTAGCAATGTACCCATTGTTAGCAATGGGACACATCACTCCATACCTACATTTAGCGAATAAGTTAGCCATGGAGGGTCACAAAATTTCGTTGTTCCTTCCTAATAAAACACAAATCAATTTGGTGTCACATAATTGTCACCCGGACTACATTACATTTATTCCTATTACTATCCCACATGTCGACGGCCTCCCACCCGGGGCCGAGACTACAAAGGACATACCCGTCTCGTCCATGCCAAAATTACTCCAGGCCATGGACCTAACCCGAGACACGATTGACGCTTATTTGGGTAATCTTAAGCCAGATATTGTTGTTCTTGACACGCCGGAGTGGCTTCCAGGGTTGGCACGTAAACACGGGGCCAAACCCATTTATTTTGCAACACTTCCTCTTGCAATGTTTGCTTATTGCAGCCTTAGTGCTAGAAACCTACCCCAAAACCATCCTATTACGGTGGACGACTTTAGCAGTCCCCCGCCGGGTTTTCCATCCCCTAACATTAGGCTATACCCACATGAGGCCAAATCAATTGTGGGTATATTTACACGTCCGATTGGGAACGGAATGACATTTTTACAGAAACTTAACATCGCGATAGAGCAATGTGATGCAATAATGTTTAAAAGTTTTAGGGAAATCGAGGGGATTTATTGTGATTTTGTTGAGAAAAGTTTTAATAAACCAGTATTGTTAGTTGGTCCTGTTATTCCTGAGCCTCAAAATTCTAACCTAAATGATTTGTTTGATAGTTGGTTGAATGGTTTTAGTCAAGGAAGTGTGGTGTATTGTGCACTTGGGAGCGAATGTGTTCTTGAAAAAGATCAATTTCAGGAGCTTGTTCTTGGGCTCGAGCTCACGG GGAGGCCATTTTTGGCAGCGTTGAAGCCACCAAAAGGGTATGAAACAATAGACTCGGCATTGCCACAAGGTTTCGAAGAACGAACAAAAGGAAGAGGAATGGTGTACGGGGGTTGGGTGCAACAACAACTAATCTTACAACATCCATCCGTCGGATGCTTTGTGACGCATTGTGGGTTGGGATCTCTACTAGAAGGGTTAGTAAGCAAGTGTCAATTAGTGTTTATGCCTCGAGCTGTTGACCAATTTGTCAATGCAAGGGTGATGAGCTTGGAGTTGAGGGTTGGTGTAGAGGTTGAAAAGGATGACCGCGATGATGGGTTTGTTGCTCGGGAGTCGATTGAAAAGGCGGTTGAGTTGATGATGGATGAGGACAGCCAACTTGGAGGTGAGGTTAGGGGTAACCATGCTCATTGGAGGGACTTTTTATTGATGGAAGGTCTTGAGAAGTCCTACATTGATCGTCTCATTGCTAGTCTACAAGAGTTGCTTTGTTAA